A region from the Oceanidesulfovibrio marinus genome encodes:
- a CDS encoding DUF488 domain-containing protein, protein MHEIRAKRVYEEPDPGDGYRVLVDRVWPRGLSKENVKADEWLKDVAPSNELRKWFGHDPDKWQEFKKRYRAELKAQEEAVQSLLDAAGKSMVTLLYSAKDEEHNQAVALKEYLQAQGA, encoded by the coding sequence ATGCATGAGATACGCGCCAAGCGGGTGTATGAGGAGCCGGACCCGGGCGACGGCTACCGGGTGCTGGTGGACAGGGTGTGGCCCAGGGGCCTTTCCAAGGAAAATGTCAAGGCGGACGAGTGGTTGAAGGACGTAGCGCCGAGCAATGAGCTGCGCAAGTGGTTCGGCCACGACCCGGACAAATGGCAGGAGTTCAAAAAACGCTACAGGGCGGAGCTGAAAGCACAGGAGGAGGCCGTGCAGAGCCTGCTGGACGCGGCCGGGAAATCCATGGTCACGCTGCTGTACTCGGCCAAGGACGAGGAACACAACCAGGCCGTGGCGCTCAAAGAGTACCTGCAGGCGCAGGGAGCCTGA
- a CDS encoding plasma-membrane proton-efflux P-type ATPase: MAETASKTPPKDIGTILQELHATPEGLSSQEAEKRLDQYGINALEEKEVNPLLKILSYFWGPIPWMIEAAAVLSAVVAHWADLIIILILLVINAGIGLFEEHKAENALAALKNKLALKARALRDGKWGPVEAKNLVPGDVIRLRLGDVIPADAACLEGEYLSVDQAALTGESLPVSKKKGDTVYSGSVAKQGEMVAVVTATGNNTFFGKTAKLVAAAGGASHFQKAVMTIGNYLIYMTLALVAVLILVGLDRGESPLELVQFSLILTVAAIPVAMPAVLSVTMAVGALALSRMKAIVSKLEAIEEMAGMDILCSDKTGTLTQNKLTLGDTVLFAAKDNAELILTGALASKAEDQDAIDLAILGGLDDPKTMDAYKQTSFTPFDPVSKRTEAAIEEDSGKKATVTKGAPQVIINLCKLDGDDKERALKAVNDFASTGYRTLGVARREGDGPWTFLGILSLFDPPREDSAETIKKAGEHGIAVKMVTGDNAAIGREISRQLGLGTEIVPAEKFFTDTDDVSHLGETVEERIEAADGFAEVFPEHKYGIVKALQDRGHLVGMTGDGVNDAPALKQADVGVAVSGATDAARAAADLVLTAPGLSVIVDAVEYARRIFERMNSYAIYRITETIRIMLFVVLAILVYNFYPITAIMIILLALLNDLPIMSIAYDNTYLDPNPVRWNMKRVMTLAIVLGVTGVIGSFGLLILAKSYLHLDIAQIQSFVFLKLAVAGHLTLFVTRTRKPFWSPPYPAPIMLWSAIVTKVLATLFVGMGWFVAKLAWSDIGIIWTYCVIWLFVADRAKLMVYRHLSTPENQPRHRRTLDRLNRVLHPNA, encoded by the coding sequence ATGGCTGAAACTGCAAGCAAAACTCCCCCCAAAGATATCGGCACCATCCTCCAGGAGCTGCACGCCACTCCCGAGGGTCTCTCTTCCCAGGAAGCCGAAAAGCGGCTGGACCAGTACGGCATCAACGCGCTGGAGGAAAAAGAGGTCAACCCGCTGCTGAAGATACTCAGCTACTTCTGGGGGCCCATCCCCTGGATGATCGAAGCCGCGGCCGTGCTTTCGGCAGTGGTCGCCCACTGGGCGGACCTGATTATCATCCTCATCCTGCTGGTCATCAACGCGGGCATCGGCCTGTTCGAGGAGCACAAAGCCGAGAATGCCCTGGCCGCGCTAAAGAACAAGCTGGCGCTCAAGGCACGCGCTCTGCGCGACGGCAAGTGGGGTCCGGTCGAGGCGAAAAACCTGGTGCCGGGCGACGTCATCCGCCTGCGCCTGGGCGACGTGATCCCTGCCGACGCAGCCTGTCTGGAGGGCGAGTACCTCAGCGTGGACCAGGCCGCGCTCACCGGCGAGTCTTTGCCCGTCTCCAAAAAAAAGGGCGACACCGTCTACTCCGGCTCCGTGGCCAAGCAGGGCGAGATGGTCGCCGTGGTGACCGCCACCGGCAACAACACCTTCTTCGGCAAGACGGCCAAGCTCGTGGCCGCGGCCGGCGGCGCGTCCCACTTCCAGAAAGCCGTCATGACCATCGGCAACTACCTTATCTATATGACGCTGGCCCTGGTGGCCGTGCTGATTCTGGTGGGGCTGGACCGCGGCGAGTCGCCCCTGGAGCTGGTCCAGTTCTCACTCATCCTCACCGTGGCCGCCATCCCCGTGGCCATGCCCGCCGTGCTCTCCGTGACCATGGCCGTGGGCGCGCTGGCCCTCTCGCGCATGAAGGCCATCGTCTCCAAGCTGGAGGCCATCGAGGAGATGGCCGGCATGGACATCCTCTGCTCGGACAAGACCGGCACCCTGACCCAGAACAAGCTGACCCTGGGCGACACCGTGCTCTTTGCGGCCAAGGACAACGCCGAGCTGATCCTGACCGGCGCGCTGGCCTCCAAGGCCGAGGACCAGGACGCCATCGACCTCGCCATCCTGGGCGGCCTGGACGACCCCAAGACCATGGACGCCTACAAGCAGACCTCCTTCACTCCGTTCGATCCGGTCAGCAAGCGCACCGAGGCGGCCATCGAGGAGGATTCCGGCAAGAAGGCCACCGTAACCAAAGGCGCGCCGCAGGTGATCATCAACTTGTGCAAGCTCGACGGCGACGACAAGGAACGAGCCCTGAAGGCGGTCAACGACTTCGCCTCCACCGGCTACAGGACCCTGGGCGTGGCGCGTCGCGAGGGCGACGGTCCCTGGACCTTCCTCGGCATCCTCTCCCTGTTCGACCCGCCGCGCGAGGACTCGGCCGAGACCATCAAAAAGGCCGGCGAGCACGGCATTGCGGTCAAGATGGTCACCGGCGACAACGCGGCCATCGGCCGGGAGATTTCCCGCCAGCTGGGCCTGGGCACGGAGATCGTGCCGGCGGAGAAGTTCTTTACCGACACCGACGACGTAAGCCACCTGGGCGAAACAGTGGAGGAGCGCATCGAGGCTGCGGACGGCTTTGCCGAGGTCTTTCCGGAGCACAAATACGGCATCGTCAAGGCCTTGCAGGACCGCGGCCACCTGGTGGGCATGACCGGCGACGGCGTGAACGACGCCCCGGCCCTGAAGCAGGCCGACGTGGGCGTGGCCGTCTCCGGAGCAACCGACGCAGCCCGCGCCGCCGCAGATCTGGTGCTTACGGCGCCGGGCCTTTCGGTCATCGTGGACGCCGTGGAGTACGCCCGCCGCATCTTCGAGCGCATGAACTCCTACGCCATCTACCGCATCACCGAGACCATCCGCATTATGCTCTTCGTAGTGCTGGCCATCCTGGTCTACAACTTCTACCCCATCACGGCGATCATGATCATCCTGCTGGCCCTGCTCAACGACCTGCCGATCATGTCCATCGCCTACGACAACACCTACCTGGACCCGAACCCGGTGCGCTGGAACATGAAGCGGGTGATGACCCTGGCCATCGTGCTCGGCGTCACCGGCGTCATCGGCTCCTTCGGCCTGCTCATCCTGGCCAAGTCGTACCTCCACCTCGACATCGCCCAGATCCAGTCCTTTGTCTTCCTCAAGCTAGCCGTGGCCGGGCACCTGACGCTCTTCGTCACCCGCACGCGCAAACCGTTCTGGAGCCCGCCCTACCCGGCGCCGATCATGCTCTGGTCCGCCATCGTTACAAAGGTGTTGGCCACCCTCTTTGTGGGAATGGGCTGGTTCGTGGCCAAGCTGGCCTGGTCGGACATCGGCATCATCTGGACCTACTGCGTGATCTGGCTCTTCGTGGCCGACCGCGCCAAGCTCATGGTCTACCGGCACCTCTCGACCCCGGAGAATCAGCCACGTCACCGCCGGACCCTGGATCGCCTCAACCGCGTGCTGCACCCGAACGCGTAA
- a CDS encoding BRCT domain-containing protein, translated as MIHDSYRSFRREALEARSLDTLIGLCKGIVADGQVNQAEAEFLLNWLRANREVAHMFPANVIYPRIVEFLADGCLDKEEGRELLWLLRHASGEEGQQARVNMSTAIAFDDPQPVIEFEGSKFCLTGQFAYGSRSDVADRIRALGGVVSGNVLKKGCYLVIGCMSSQSWLHETHGTKITKAVEARAAGCPVAVISEEHWCEECQCTEGEIMGTGGSQGYSAQLRQVFKKMGSDP; from the coding sequence ATGATTCATGATTCGTACAGGAGCTTTCGTAGAGAGGCTCTGGAGGCGCGTTCACTCGATACTCTCATCGGTTTATGCAAGGGGATCGTTGCCGATGGGCAGGTCAATCAAGCCGAGGCTGAGTTTCTTTTGAATTGGCTTCGAGCTAATCGCGAAGTTGCACACATGTTCCCTGCAAATGTCATTTATCCTCGGATCGTAGAGTTCCTTGCCGATGGGTGTTTGGATAAAGAGGAAGGTCGGGAGCTGCTTTGGCTTTTGCGGCATGCATCAGGGGAGGAGGGGCAGCAGGCCCGCGTCAACATGTCAACAGCGATTGCTTTTGACGATCCACAACCAGTTATCGAGTTCGAGGGTTCCAAGTTTTGCCTGACCGGCCAGTTCGCCTACGGCTCGCGTAGCGATGTGGCCGATCGTATCCGGGCTTTGGGCGGTGTCGTGTCTGGCAACGTCCTCAAGAAGGGGTGCTACCTTGTGATTGGCTGCATGAGCAGTCAGTCGTGGCTTCACGAAACGCATGGCACCAAAATCACCAAGGCAGTGGAGGCTCGTGCTGCAGGCTGCCCGGTGGCCGTGATTTCAGAAGAACATTGGTGTGAGGAATGTCAGTGTACTGAAGGTGAAATCATGGGGACAGGCGGCTCGCAGGGTTATAGCGCTCAGTTAAGGCAGGTGTTCAAGAAAATGGGGAGCGATCCATGA
- a CDS encoding transposase — MGIISFNEIASSENAARKYFLGFCWKNHQRYCPRCRERKLYKVLDGKRRCARCHYTFHDFSQRFIRGCGFTFQQWLWFLKLFELNVHNQQIANQLKVSYATVLKAKDVLRRAILAQAPDAAEYYELGGWPGPGRPRPEDQPVDSPVFGIMEFNGFILCDVLPHLDPESLFHFRLNFRLAMTCLGQVVYTAPYQQYFMLVCCGPSFAPIQHLTHKDGRLPADSHEFWGNAKQHLQRMRGVVPAHFPLYLKEWELRHNYRDQSLVPILASALCGFVPQPPAAGEYPNPDRH, encoded by the coding sequence ATGGGCATAATTAGCTTTAATGAAATAGCTTCTTCCGAGAATGCGGCCCGGAAATACTTCCTGGGTTTTTGCTGGAAAAACCACCAGCGCTACTGCCCCCGCTGTCGGGAACGCAAGCTGTACAAGGTTCTGGACGGCAAACGCCGCTGCGCCCGCTGCCATTATACGTTCCACGACTTCAGCCAGCGCTTCATCAGGGGCTGCGGCTTCACCTTCCAGCAGTGGCTCTGGTTCCTCAAGCTCTTCGAGCTCAACGTCCACAACCAGCAGATCGCGAACCAGCTCAAGGTCTCGTACGCCACGGTACTCAAGGCCAAGGATGTGCTCCGCCGGGCCATTCTGGCCCAGGCGCCAGATGCGGCCGAGTACTACGAGCTGGGCGGCTGGCCCGGGCCGGGACGCCCCAGACCGGAGGACCAGCCCGTGGACTCGCCGGTCTTCGGTATCATGGAATTCAACGGCTTCATCCTCTGCGACGTGCTCCCGCACCTGGACCCGGAAAGCCTGTTCCACTTCCGCCTCAACTTCCGGCTGGCCATGACCTGCCTGGGCCAGGTGGTCTACACCGCTCCCTACCAGCAGTACTTCATGCTTGTCTGCTGCGGCCCGTCCTTTGCGCCCATCCAGCATCTGACGCACAAGGACGGCCGGCTGCCCGCCGACTCGCACGAGTTCTGGGGCAATGCGAAGCAGCACCTGCAGCGGATGCGCGGGGTGGTTCCGGCGCACTTCCCCCTGTACCTCAAGGAGTGGGAGCTGCGGCACAATTACAGGGACCAGAGTCTTGTGCCCATCCTGGCCTCGGCCCTGTGCGGGTTTGTGCCGCAACCGCCCGCAGCCGGGGAGTACCCGAACCCCGATCGACACTGA
- a CDS encoding winged helix-turn-helix domain-containing protein — protein sequence MKNVQPTVRLHLWLESGDDMIVFGAGRVFLLDLIEKHGSLRKAARCLGMSYRAAWGKLQASENALGVKLIETPVNKRDGCKLSEHGRIIRDMFKNWFDAVEQEAVSQAEMIFPWSVSSFEEARNKLCQTSTADQTPGEKSKAPA from the coding sequence ATGAAGAACGTGCAACCCACAGTCCGTCTGCATCTGTGGCTCGAGTCCGGGGACGACATGATCGTCTTCGGCGCGGGCCGGGTCTTCCTTCTCGACCTGATCGAGAAGCACGGCTCCCTGCGCAAGGCGGCGCGGTGTCTGGGCATGTCCTACCGCGCGGCCTGGGGCAAGCTGCAGGCCTCGGAAAACGCCCTGGGCGTGAAGCTGATCGAAACCCCGGTCAACAAGCGCGACGGCTGCAAGCTCTCGGAGCATGGCCGCATCATCCGCGACATGTTCAAGAACTGGTTCGACGCCGTGGAGCAGGAGGCCGTGTCCCAGGCCGAAATGATCTTCCCGTGGAGCGTGAGCAGCTTCGAGGAAGCGCGCAACAAGCTCTGCCAGACAAGCACGGCCGACCAGACGCCAGGCGAGAAAAGCAAAGCCCCGGCCTGA
- the fdnG gene encoding formate dehydrogenase-N subunit alpha codes for MDFSRRGFLKLTSAGVVGLSLGQLGLDLKPATAYAAGLKIEGAKESISICPFCSCGCNFLVHSKGGKIVSTEGDPDYPVSEGSLCCKGAAMLSMHVGGHRITKPMYRAPYSDKWEEKDWDWMYDRIARKIKDTRDKYFIEKNDKGQVVNRCEAIFQAGTSQMDNEECAVHHHMLRALGMVNMDHQARICHSATVPALAESFGRGAMTNHWIDIKNANAILIMGGKAAENHPISFKWVLKAKAKGAVVMHVDPVFNRTSARADFHVPLRSGTDIAFLGGMIHYILENDKYFKEYVVNYTNAPMLVNSGFGFQDGLFTGYDSKSRTYDKATWTFQMDENGIPIRDESLQDPNSVFQLLKKHYSRYTLDKVSDITGVPQDKIIKVYEAYTATGTKNKAGTIMYALGWTQHTVGVQNIRTSAMVQLLLGNIGIAGGGINALRGEPNVQGSTDQAILWHILPGYNPVPKAGQDTLEQYLDACTPVSHDPKSANWWQHRPEYVVSLLKAWYGDAATKDNDFCYSWVPKCDPGEDYSYIYFYDRMYKEKIKGGFVFAHNPCQSVPNTHKARRAMDNLEWLVVGEIHHTETSDNWQRPGVDPKKVQTEVFLLPSAQRGEKDGSITNSGRWLMWHYAAVPPIGDCKTMGDMIVDIMNRVKGLYAKEGGAFPEPLVNMAWPEKYDAEAVAKQNNGFFTRDAKVGSKSYSKGQQVPSFTALASDGSTACYNWLFGGSYTEEGGNKAKRRDLSQNDLDAKLGLFPNFSWAWPVNRRILYNRASVDPQGKPWNPEMPVISWNGEKWVGDVPDGGWAPMAHKDGKYPFIMHTHGFGQLFGPGRVDGPFPEHYEPVETPVKSHPFSKQLNSPCYKFVESDMDVLTAPADPKFPIVLTTYAVTEHWCGGAETRNTPNLLEAEPQSFVEISHELAEEKGITNGDVVIVESARGKVEAVAMVTVRMTPFKIQGRTVHEVGMPYSFGWTTPGCGDATNRLTPSVGDSNTGIPEYKCCLVNVRKADKVTELARK; via the coding sequence ATGGACTTTTCCCGTCGCGGATTCCTGAAGCTGACCAGCGCGGGGGTCGTCGGGTTGTCGCTGGGCCAGCTTGGGTTGGACCTGAAACCAGCCACGGCCTATGCCGCCGGGTTGAAGATCGAAGGGGCCAAGGAGTCCATATCGATCTGCCCGTTTTGTTCCTGCGGCTGCAACTTCCTCGTCCATTCCAAGGGCGGCAAGATTGTCTCGACCGAAGGCGACCCGGACTACCCGGTCAGCGAAGGTTCCCTGTGCTGCAAGGGTGCGGCCATGCTCAGCATGCACGTGGGCGGCCACCGCATCACCAAACCCATGTACCGGGCTCCCTACAGCGACAAGTGGGAGGAGAAGGACTGGGACTGGATGTACGACCGCATCGCCCGCAAGATCAAGGACACCCGGGACAAGTACTTCATCGAGAAGAATGACAAGGGCCAGGTGGTCAACCGCTGCGAGGCCATCTTCCAGGCCGGCACCTCGCAGATGGACAACGAGGAGTGCGCGGTGCACCACCACATGCTGCGCGCCCTGGGCATGGTGAACATGGACCACCAGGCCCGCATCTGTCACAGCGCCACCGTGCCGGCACTGGCCGAGTCCTTCGGCCGCGGCGCCATGACCAACCACTGGATCGACATCAAGAACGCCAACGCCATCCTTATCATGGGCGGCAAGGCGGCCGAGAACCATCCTATCTCGTTCAAGTGGGTGCTCAAGGCCAAGGCAAAGGGCGCCGTGGTCATGCACGTGGACCCGGTGTTCAATCGCACCTCGGCCCGCGCGGACTTCCACGTGCCCCTGCGCTCGGGCACGGACATCGCCTTCCTGGGCGGCATGATCCACTACATCCTGGAGAACGATAAGTACTTCAAGGAGTACGTGGTCAACTACACCAACGCGCCCATGCTCGTGAACAGCGGGTTCGGGTTCCAGGACGGTCTGTTCACCGGCTACGATTCCAAGTCCCGGACCTACGACAAGGCCACCTGGACATTCCAGATGGACGAGAACGGCATTCCGATCCGCGACGAGAGCCTGCAGGACCCCAACAGCGTGTTCCAGCTGCTCAAGAAGCACTACTCGCGCTACACCCTGGACAAGGTCTCGGACATCACCGGCGTGCCCCAGGACAAGATCATCAAGGTGTACGAGGCCTACACGGCCACCGGCACCAAGAACAAGGCCGGCACCATCATGTACGCCCTGGGCTGGACCCAGCACACCGTGGGCGTGCAGAACATCCGCACCAGCGCCATGGTCCAGCTCCTGCTCGGCAACATCGGCATCGCCGGCGGCGGCATCAATGCGCTGCGCGGCGAGCCCAACGTGCAGGGCTCCACAGACCAGGCCATCCTCTGGCACATCCTGCCGGGCTACAACCCGGTGCCCAAGGCCGGCCAAGACACCCTGGAGCAGTACCTCGACGCTTGCACCCCGGTCTCGCACGACCCCAAGAGCGCCAACTGGTGGCAGCATCGGCCCGAGTACGTGGTCAGCCTGCTCAAGGCCTGGTACGGCGACGCCGCCACCAAGGACAACGACTTTTGCTACAGCTGGGTGCCCAAGTGCGATCCCGGCGAGGACTACTCCTACATCTACTTCTACGACCGCATGTACAAGGAGAAGATCAAGGGCGGCTTCGTCTTTGCGCACAACCCCTGCCAGAGCGTGCCCAACACCCACAAGGCCCGCCGCGCCATGGACAATCTGGAGTGGCTCGTGGTCGGCGAGATCCATCACACCGAGACCTCGGACAACTGGCAGCGTCCTGGCGTGGATCCCAAAAAGGTGCAGACAGAGGTCTTCCTCCTGCCTTCGGCCCAGCGCGGCGAGAAGGACGGCTCCATCACCAACTCGGGCCGCTGGCTCATGTGGCACTACGCGGCCGTGCCGCCCATCGGCGACTGCAAGACCATGGGCGACATGATCGTGGACATCATGAACCGCGTGAAGGGCCTGTACGCCAAGGAAGGCGGCGCCTTCCCCGAGCCCCTGGTCAACATGGCCTGGCCCGAGAAGTACGACGCCGAAGCCGTGGCCAAACAGAACAACGGCTTCTTCACCAGAGACGCCAAGGTGGGTTCCAAGAGCTACTCCAAGGGCCAGCAGGTGCCGAGCTTCACGGCCCTGGCCAGTGACGGCTCCACGGCCTGCTACAACTGGCTCTTCGGCGGCAGCTACACCGAAGAAGGCGGCAACAAGGCCAAGCGTCGCGATCTCTCGCAAAACGACCTGGATGCCAAGCTGGGGCTGTTCCCCAACTTCTCCTGGGCCTGGCCGGTCAACCGCCGCATCCTGTACAACCGCGCCTCCGTGGACCCGCAGGGCAAGCCCTGGAACCCGGAAATGCCCGTCATCAGCTGGAACGGCGAGAAGTGGGTGGGCGATGTGCCCGACGGCGGCTGGGCGCCCATGGCGCATAAGGATGGCAAGTACCCCTTCATCATGCACACCCACGGCTTTGGCCAGCTCTTTGGCCCCGGCCGTGTGGACGGCCCCTTCCCCGAGCACTACGAGCCCGTGGAAACCCCGGTCAAGAGCCACCCGTTCTCCAAGCAGCTCAACAGCCCCTGCTACAAGTTCGTTGAGAGCGACATGGACGTGCTCACCGCGCCGGCCGATCCCAAGTTCCCCATCGTGCTCACCACCTACGCCGTGACCGAGCACTGGTGCGGCGGCGCCGAGACGCGGAACACGCCCAACCTGCTGGAGGCCGAGCCCCAGTCCTTTGTGGAGATCAGCCATGAGCTGGCCGAGGAAAAGGGCATCACCAACGGCGACGTGGTCATCGTGGAAAGCGCCCGCGGCAAGGTGGAGGCCGTGGCCATGGTCACCGTGCGCATGACGCCGTTCAAGATCCAGGGACGCACTGTCCATGAGGTCGGCATGCCGTACAGCTTCGGCTGGACCACGCCGGGATGCGGCGACGCCACGAACAGGCTGACGCCTTCGGTCGGCGACTCCAACACCGGCATTCCCGAGTACAAATGCTGCCTCGTGAATGTCCGCAAGGCCGACAAGGTGACCGAACTGGCCAGGAAATGA
- a CDS encoding 4Fe-4S dicluster domain-containing protein: protein MPKAFFIDTTRCTACRGCQIACKEWHELEANKTYQEGSHQNPPDLNPNNYKLVRFTEFKDGDGVVHWNFFPDQCRHCVVPPCKEVSDMALEGAILKDEETGAVIFTEKTKELSADDAQAVRDACPYDIPRRSDSSGLLSKCTMCIERVQNDLVPMCVKTCCTGTMNFGERVDMMALAEKRLAEVRKTNPEAMLADPDFTSAIFLLGYSPDRYWEHAVSEAPAPMNRQQLFAKLTSPVRKAVRG, encoded by the coding sequence ATGCCCAAGGCATTCTTCATCGATACGACCAGGTGCACCGCCTGCAGGGGGTGCCAGATAGCGTGCAAGGAGTGGCACGAGCTGGAGGCCAACAAGACCTACCAGGAAGGCTCGCACCAGAACCCGCCCGACCTGAACCCCAACAACTACAAGCTGGTTCGTTTCACGGAGTTCAAGGACGGCGATGGCGTGGTCCACTGGAACTTCTTCCCGGACCAGTGCCGCCACTGCGTGGTGCCGCCGTGCAAAGAGGTCTCCGACATGGCCCTTGAAGGGGCCATCCTCAAGGACGAGGAAACCGGCGCCGTGATCTTCACGGAAAAGACCAAGGAGCTCAGCGCTGATGACGCCCAGGCCGTGCGCGACGCCTGCCCCTACGACATCCCGCGCCGCAGCGACAGCTCGGGCCTTTTGTCCAAGTGCACCATGTGCATCGAACGGGTGCAGAACGACCTGGTGCCAATGTGCGTAAAGACGTGCTGCACAGGCACCATGAACTTCGGCGAGCGCGTAGACATGATGGCCCTGGCCGAGAAGCGCCTGGCCGAGGTGCGCAAGACGAACCCCGAGGCCATGCTGGCCGACCCGGACTTCACCAGCGCCATCTTCCTGCTGGGCTACAGTCCGGACCGCTACTGGGAGCACGCCGTGTCCGAAGCGCCCGCGCCCATGAACCGGCAGCAGCTCTTTGCCAAGCTGACGTCTCCCGTGCGCAAGGCCGTCCGGGGTTGA
- a CDS encoding formate dehydrogenase accessory protein FdhE, translated as MAAPDTQTLPEATRRQILIMSRDKPALKPLLQTFGQIQTAMAACRAHIQPPDVSGIELDIDRLRQGTPLLEQLSSLEIDIRLKETAAMLLPVLAESFPALADAAGTLGKALEHEKAVRACTALITNGNDEDLDCLADSLGMDAAELGFLLNWLGKPALEAVAAALAPLLEEVPWNFWDKGYCPVCGGTPSMSMLKQGEQEPTEYLKNSSAQRWLCCPSCAHTWRFRRTVCPSCGHDEQENREYYHVEGQTLERVELCRECNHYMLTMDVRDRITTPDHRLAPLSLLHLDMVAQQKGYEPLTELPWNMPAQPA; from the coding sequence ATGGCTGCGCCCGACACCCAGACCTTGCCCGAAGCCACACGTCGGCAGATCCTGATCATGTCCCGAGACAAACCCGCCTTAAAGCCCCTGCTGCAGACGTTCGGCCAGATTCAGACGGCCATGGCCGCCTGCCGGGCCCACATCCAGCCGCCCGACGTCTCCGGCATCGAGCTCGACATCGACCGCCTGCGGCAAGGAACGCCGCTCCTGGAGCAGCTCTCTTCCCTGGAGATCGATATCCGCCTCAAGGAAACAGCGGCCATGCTGCTGCCTGTCCTGGCGGAGTCCTTCCCGGCCCTGGCAGACGCCGCCGGCACACTCGGCAAGGCGCTTGAGCACGAAAAGGCGGTGCGCGCCTGCACCGCGCTCATCACCAATGGCAATGACGAGGACCTGGACTGTCTGGCGGACAGCCTGGGTATGGACGCCGCCGAGCTCGGATTCCTGCTCAACTGGCTCGGCAAGCCGGCGCTGGAGGCCGTGGCCGCGGCCCTGGCTCCCCTGCTGGAGGAGGTGCCCTGGAACTTCTGGGACAAGGGCTACTGCCCTGTCTGCGGCGGCACGCCCTCCATGTCCATGCTCAAGCAGGGCGAGCAGGAACCCACCGAGTACCTGAAGAACTCCTCCGCCCAGCGCTGGCTCTGTTGCCCGTCCTGCGCGCACACCTGGCGGTTCAGGCGGACCGTGTGCCCGTCCTGCGGCCACGACGAGCAGGAGAACCGCGAGTACTACCACGTGGAGGGCCAGACTCTGGAACGGGTGGAGCTCTGCCGGGAGTGCAACCACTACATGCTGACCATGGACGTGCGGGACCGCATCACCACGCCGGATCACCGGCTTGCGCCCCTCTCCCTGCTCCATCTGGACATGGTCGCGCAGCAAAAGGGGTACGAGCCCCTGACCGAGCTGCCCTGGAACATGCCGGCGCAGCCCGCATAA
- a CDS encoding sugar phosphate isomerase/epimerase family protein: MHETHLAITTQGFSSAREVLSFCRVHDCFAAEYTFSREAVQLHEVEQELPEVEHLLNAGVLMRYHLAFKNRELADPDPTLAREALDFYRNCIQIVAGLGGRHVTLHIGLAAEDHSRLNYRTAADSLRTLAMVGDEYDVSVCLENLRTGPTSVPDSFWDLLRESGLQATLDVGHARAAEVAAAKPGYALEFIRRCGTRIRGAHVYDIERVPKSGGPAWHAAPEDLTAIRPLLDALLAHSSCDWWLIELPHVDEKIRTLHLLRHYLAEADHLLPTHHQLEEES; encoded by the coding sequence ATGCATGAAACGCACCTGGCAATAACCACCCAAGGTTTCTCTTCCGCACGCGAAGTGCTGTCTTTCTGCCGTGTACACGACTGCTTTGCGGCGGAGTACACATTCTCCCGAGAAGCAGTCCAGCTCCACGAGGTTGAACAGGAACTCCCGGAGGTTGAGCACCTTCTCAACGCCGGCGTCCTGATGCGTTACCACCTGGCATTCAAGAATAGAGAGCTGGCCGACCCCGACCCCACCCTGGCCCGCGAGGCGCTGGATTTCTACCGCAACTGCATTCAGATCGTGGCCGGCCTTGGAGGGCGGCACGTTACGCTGCACATCGGTCTGGCAGCGGAAGACCATAGCCGCCTCAATTACCGCACCGCGGCAGACAGCCTTCGCACGCTGGCAATGGTGGGCGATGAGTATGACGTGTCCGTCTGCCTTGAAAATCTCCGCACCGGCCCCACCTCTGTTCCGGATTCTTTTTGGGACCTGCTGCGCGAGTCCGGCCTGCAAGCGACCCTGGACGTGGGGCACGCCCGGGCCGCAGAAGTAGCTGCAGCAAAGCCGGGATATGCACTGGAGTTTATCCGGCGCTGCGGAACCCGCATCCGCGGCGCGCACGTCTACGACATTGAAAGAGTCCCAAAGAGCGGGGGCCCTGCCTGGCATGCGGCCCCTGAAGACCTGACTGCCATCCGCCCCCTTCTGGATGCGCTTCTGGCGCACAGCTCCTGCGACTGGTGGCTTATAGAACTGCCCCATGTCGACGAGAAGATCCGCACCTTGCACCTGCTGCGCCACTACCTGGCCGAGGCGGATCATTTACTGCCCACGCACCATCAACTCGAGGAGGAGTCATGA